ccgcatgtgttagcagtaattatttgaatttggtctgtaatattattatcatgttggacctgtaaacttaatatttttaagtctattttgatggattggatgagggagctgagctcctatttattattatgtttatgagtatgtggagggtgagctgagctccccaatggattgtttattgtgtttacaggtcgggtgagtcaaaaactccccgttggtaagtccattttatggccggactctgtccgtttgtttccttgaaattgggcccaaatgggcctcaccattgggtaaatgaacagttaggcttactacgggcctcgggggctttaggctggcccaggtcctagtgccggtccggcccataggttgggtcgtgacatgtgcagtccttattgccactcatgcagaaccgcacagcttatgcaccctccttatgcacctgttctgtacaacattttattctgcataacctgtgcagcttcttatacATCACTTTTATCTCTTGAATTCTCACCtcctctataccaggtaactctttctttttgctcttaaatttaacAATTCCTGGATATTCttctttgctttgagttttgataatgcactgcttgagacattgaggacaatgtcaaaatttgagtttgggggtgtacATTTTGATTTTCgctacatttttcacattttaagtataggaacatctcaccccattccatttacatgtattgtaaatattttacatatacatccatacatacatatgcataacacatttacacacacattatacatttacacacacattatacatcacttagaaattgtacacattgcacacaaatagatttcctccatttagttaatgcattgctcatttttaggaatcatgcattaaaatcttttgccaaatcccttgagtattgaaaagttgcctatgagagtgatttgacttacctttagttgggtttgtggattgaaagtttcctaagaggtgcaaggttttgaagtgtttatcccttgcctatatcttcttagccaaaaagtcaCCCAACTAGTCTTtaagagattggagtgtttagagggagttattggataaaaggtagtcaaatgatgtctcaccaatcctagaataaattttctaaacctttcaaggcaaaataccagcttgtacttgaaaagagagatgattaggcattctttgatttaaaccttctcattttaaacctttggcccttttcctaattaaaattgacccttgcaaacccctttgagcctttttattcctaatttttcttgaaacctttcttgaaacccttattgctacctatccaatgaaccaaacactccaacccttttcatgagaataattaattataacattaggtacataaaaaaaataaaaaataaaaaaaagagaaaaagaaaaaaaaatacaataaaagggagaagaaatgcttgtcatcttgtaaaagtgctagtaaatgtgcttttcattattgtcattcaaattgaaagaaatccacccaaagtattaaaaggaatgagtttgggggtggcatttttagggacaatcatcaaaagaaaatgcaagatacaagtttaaagtatcaaaatgtccctctatttttatgtgttttgtaaattatgctagcacttgacaattctcattgtgtatttctctcctccatatatataaaaaaaagagagaaaaataaataaaataataaaataagaagtgtaccttatgttgtcaagattgaaaatattctcatgctttgaatcctttttacccatttttcttcttagcctcattttgaacgccatggccccattacatccctaaaaagacctttgatctcttgatagtacttgctacattagtggagataggagtagggaatttgcctatgggattagaaaattatccattcattcatttaattccatcattttatatagagacactttgactattgattgtcctagaattccttttgagcatgactctctcttttgattggttggtttgaaaattttgaatgataattgacttgatggctaagcggtgaaaacttggataagcattagattctttgcattttaaaggatgggtatatggattgttggtatggctaaaggtgtgttaagttactttaataggtgattttcatagctctttggataaggcacccctaaaaattgcattacattttaaagtttgcttgaggacaagcaaaagcttgagtttgggggtatttgatgcatacattttgcatagtcatttaggtttagccattttatttgattattagtcacttttagctaatttcattagttatttagttagtttttcataattgccaattttggattaatttgtaatttttactttgttttgcagGAAACATAGTGTTTTTGaaagactaaaaagaaattttgccattgaggagtgatttctacagccaaagatgtcaaaaacaagtttcaaagttgaaatatgcattggccaaattgcgcataacttgccgcataagttatgcagttctgcataaggagaagaaactgtCCCCActacctgccgaaatctgcataagttgccgcataacttatgcagattcgtgcctcccttatgcaacctcacggaattgtgcataacttatgcgcttggtcatgcagtttcgcataagagagctagaaaccagccgaaaactgcataagggactgcataacttatgcagtccacttatgcagtcccacaaagacttcATTGATGagttggcagaagattccctcagaaaatcacacctcaaacacaccattttagggctccttgtcagaaaaagttataaagagccccttatcccattttagaaagggggaggaaagaaaggaagaagagaaaaaggagagggcagcagctgaagagtcaaaatTGTCTctcacaccatttccaaccagatttggagatttctttcttttcttgcatttttcctacctttctagtattgggtttcttgtttcttagcttagattaaagttttatttccatattaactcagaatatcttgtaaatattatggatagtgagtagttttcatttgattctagagtaagggatgtaatatttgagatattttgtggattttgattgggtaatccatattttgtggtcttaatgagttttattcatttcttgtgtgctcaatgacatgcttagtgtaggatcccattaagtgatgttcttaatccatggttgaggcaccgaaaggagaaaaccttgtgatagataatcaagaaattggacttaattaacttagatctagaaatagactaaggattaagaggattcacagattaattaaagaacttaataggtcttaattaactctaactccacgaaagtaggattagattgattaaggcactctttgtcccactcgaaagggtattcaaaggatttaagaattaatcttctTAAAACCCGTAaattccacaagattggataaccaatttaaaatcccaaaatagcttgaatatgaacccaCGAACTCCGAAATCACCTTtttataattgttaatttttaattgaatttaattacttgccattttaaatcttgccatacttcaacttgcttattttaatttgatgcaattttagtttaattgataCATTGTTGAATTGACCATTAATCTCACACACataaaattcacacttcaatatcaatcaatttattactttaatttcaaaaatagtccaaattagttagaatttttatataaaaaattcaatcattaacacaacttctcgtgggaatgatatcttttctatattacttgtacgacccgtgcacttgcgattGGGCCACATCAATGATGGATGAAAATGCAGAGACCCCAAGAACCTATTTATAATATGGGGTAGTATATCGAACATAACTGAAGAGAAACGGTCATGGTTGGAAATATGGACTGCCCGATTGAGTCGACTGGACTCATTCCTTCATAATTTTCCAGTTCAAAATTATATATTCTCCCAAGAAAGCTAAGGCTTGGGAGCCATGGATGACAGAGTAAAAGTTATTAATTATACGCTGCTACACTCTagctattaatattaaaataacttCTACATCTGATTAATTATAACAATGCCTTTTGACTTCAGAGAAACTATATACATATATCAAATTCCTTCAAAAGTTACATGTCCTCTCCCACTTCATATGTAGTTCTTTCCCTTCCAATATAGATGGAGGAGGTCTCCTCACGGCAGCCCTATGGATTAAACTGTATCAAATTAGAAATTTTGAATTTCTAGTCTAGACCCATATAAATTATTGATAATTATTTCTAAGTTTTTTAAGGTTTCGTATTTCATACTTTAATTTACGTCAAAATAAATAATCAAAaagatattattataattttatacctTTTTCGGTTCTTGACTATGGAAACattatttctttattatttttatatggtatactattaaaataatttttttactaaatgttagaatttacaataaaaattttataatggcATTAATTTTGTTATTTATAAAACTAACATATAAGACAGGAATATGAATAATTATTGCTACATAGTATATAAAAAAGATATGGCAGCAATCTttgttattattaaaaattttatgcaacattattttttttacaataatcacaatttttttaataaaatacctACGAAAGTAATTTTATAGCAATAATATGCAACAATTTAGATATTACTGTAATAAATTTAtgacaataaattttatatatttaacagttaaaattattaattactgctaaatctaataattttttagtgtaatatatatatatatatatatatatatatatatatatatatatattaaaagaggaattttagaatattaaaattattaatggttatttttatatatataataaaaaaatcctTCAATAAATGTGGCCGTGAAAATATTTGAACCAAGTTAtaagatttaattttttattaatatttaaatatgaaagaaaattaccataaaaatttaattataattgcgAATGTGCATCTGTGTTATTCTCTTATTGTCTTTTTATAAACTTTTGAAAATTTATATAATGACTTTTTTTATAACTCGATCTCAGAATAATTCTAAAGATGATTCTAGCAGCTAaagtttattaatatataatgattttatttttaaattaggaGGTTATTAATTAAATGTCTTAATTACTTTTTCTTTCAGGGAAaaagtattttttattaatttaactaaaaaataattttcattaataaaaatttCCTAAGACTCTaacattaaaaaaattcaaaaaaaaatgttgtaaaataagtaaatttattttaatcgaactaaatttaattttgagattttATAATATCGTTAAGCTAAAAATCAATAGTGAAAAACGAATTTCATGATTCTAATGATCTTATACATATTGCCACTCCTAATTGTTCTtgaaagagaaatatataccgaagaattttagattttttaatattattgtaatattaatattatatttaataatgttCTATTTTGCAAATTATATTAAGATTTATCAATAGAACATTAAATAACAAAATGGTGAACGATTTGCATAAAATTAATTGAGAGCAAGAACTAAGCTAAGAATAAACAAGAAACGCTCTTCTGTGGGCATGAAGAATAAACAGATTCCAGAGTATTAATAGAATACATTTCCCTCTCAGAAGATATATACAAAAAGAAGTTTTCATAAAAAAGAATGAACTAATTAGATTATAAACATGGACCAAAAAAATTATGAACATCAAAAGAGTTTGCTAGCGAATTCATCTACTTCGATTCCGTATATACGAGAAGATGAAGAATTTTGGGCAAGTTCTCTAAGCTCTGATAAGCTTCTTCCAAGCAGTAAAGCCATCCTCATTTCAAACATTTGTCCATCTTCTCTTCTGTCAAAATCTGTTTCTTCTAATGAAGACTCGATTGATTCCTCCATAAGTGAGAAGAATCCAGCGCAGTTTCTATACATTTCAACCACCATACCAACCTGGCCAGCATGCTCAAACGTATTAACTGTGGTAGCTAATGCACCTGCAGCCACTACAACTATTGCCGCCCAAGAACCGTTACCCACAAATGCAGACCCAGCAGCTGCAATGCCTGTGAGCAATGGACCTGAGATGGCTAAAATCTTGTTTATCTTCAGTGCCAAGTTTCCTAGCCTCATATAATCTTCTGTATCTTTTCCTTTTATCACTTCAATAACCTCCCGCATCTCCGCTTCCAGCTTCTCACTCCATTCATTCTTTCCAGGTCTTTTGCTTTTTCTTTGGAAGTCATGAGATTTGGGCCACCAAACAGCAGGCTCAAATTTTGCAGGAAACTTTTCAATCATTTTCCCCAGCAAAGGAAGTGGGTAAGCTTTGTCAAGAGCCAATACATTGTCCATTGCATCCTTCACGTCCAACTCAGCAGGATCATAAAGAGCAAGCGTCGTTTGTATTTGGCTCTGAAGCTGCCTAAACAATTTTGTAGCATTACGTTGCTCTTCTGCAAGCTGTGAGGGCTGTATTTTGTTCATTATATATAACATGCCTGTGGCTGCAGTGAACAAGAGTGTTGACGACAGCCTTAATGCCAAAAGAGGAGCTCCTGCCTCACCAGTTGCTGCAACACCAGCCATGGTTGTAGCTGTGAGAGTGATCATGTTAATGGAGTTCAAAAGAAGTTTATTCCAATTGTCACGTTGCTCGCCAACGTTTTTATGCATCTCAGCCCTATCAGCAACAGTCTCTAAGATGGCATAAAGCTGGGAAATTTCCTTAGCAGAAGCAGCAGGGGaattgatgaaaggttcatctatTGTTGTGGTAGCGGCATTCTTTTCTAATGGGACGGTGTTTGAGAAGGAACCTCTTAAAATCATTTCCTTAATCGAATTTCTAGGTAGTGGGAAACGGATTTTAGGAAGTTTAGGGACAGAAATAGCAGCATTGATTCTTTTTGAAGAACTAGTACTTGATGAGGAAGAGAATAGAAGACCTGAAGTTTGTAGGGAAGCCATGAATGGTTTTCTTTTAGTTTTCTTGTGTGCTTTAATTTTATTCTGTACGTAGCTGATAATGGAGGTGGAGAGACACAAAGGGAACCTATTTATAACTCATAGCATGGGATAGTTTCGTACTACCAAATATATAagcgaagagaagagaagggggttgaaaatttgaaaatatgGGCTGCTTGATCAAGCTGACTAATGACTATGCCCATTTGACTGGACTCGTTCCTTCCTCATTTTCATGTTAAATCAGTTTCAGGGTATAATTTTTCAAAAGGTTGGGTTCGATTggattgtattatatttttttttaagtagAGAAATTTTATTATAGAAAGAAGTCAGGAAAAATTTAGTATATAATACTAATTTAAACCCTGCCTAATAGATCTCCCTAATAAATTGTATGATATGTTAATTAATAGAATTTTCTTTAATCTAATTTatcacaaattaaatattgtttcatcaaatattttatattttcaatcataaactataaaataaataaaattcatacATAATGAATTAGGTCATCATGCATAATCATCTCCCATTTCATTGTTGTTTCCTATCGATCCCCACAGGGCATAAGTTGAGATGGTCTTAACCCTTGCGGCTGCCTTGCGTTGGATAAAACTATAGAATTTTGCAATTTTTTGAATTCCTAGTACGTACGTAGTCTATGGCTTCTTTATCAAGAAATCAAagcttctttatttttattagataattatttttaaagataGAATACACGCCCACATATAAATTAATGGCGGGAATGAATTATTATTAAAACCATGATAATTTTAATAGAGTCATAATTCTCATATAATCCACACTCACGGACACTCAACCTACTGGTAGATGGGTTTGTCTCGATTTTTTTATCTCAGACTTACGCACATCGACTCTCTTCTTAGCTTTTGGCCTTTATTTTATCAGAGATAATACACACATACACACAAGGTAGCGACAAAAATGaatcattattaaaattatgacaattttaatAGAATATTTATTCTTATATAACTTATACTCACGTACATTTCATAACCGATGTGAGATCCCTAAGaacattttattaaataattgaaaaGGTAAAATGTCAAatagaaaaaatatatttatttaattttaatttttacccACTTCATTGCATTCTTGGCCATGAAACATTAATGTTAGTCTTGAAACATTAATGAAATATATTCTTCGCTTTGAATAGTTCAAAAGATGAGTTAAAATTTGTGCCCATTTGATATTGCTATTGCTAAATAATCAAATCCAAGATCTTAATTActtctatttttctttttcttgtttagTAGTAATAATTATTTTGCACGAGCAAAAATTCTTAATTATCTATATTAAATcgattcaaaatataaaaatgtaagatacatatatttaataaatagttCGTATCATATGTCTTAAATTTGAATCAGATTAACCGGTCACACTAATTTCGAAAAATTCAATCCATGTATATATGATCAATGGCAAGTTTGTAAATGCAATAGCTATCTCGTATGGTTTTTTTAAGCTGATTTGAAAACAAAAATGAATAAaggttaaaaaatataaaaaaaacaaaattttaaaaacttttttcaattataaacttatttttagaaaaaaaaattataagataatttactaattttacaaaataaattgtcaacacaataaatttctaatatcattaaattaaatttattattgttaattctaaataaaattaagaaaaataaataatacaaAAACATGGGaggaaatttattttattttaatttaacctTTTTTCGCATTAAACATttactaaagaaaaaaaaaattaatgttccTCGAATCAATAATTTGATGGTTGAGCGCTTACTTTAAATAAAGCATATGAAGACCATaagatgaatttaatttttaaaataaaaaaagaaaaattttaaaagtatttagGTTAATTTTAACTGATAAATTATCAAATACATTAAGAATAATAttcttatttatataaatttaaatcttattttttataatttattaaaaaattatatatatataaatataaaaagtattaaaatttatttctgaTGCGACCCATTAATTAGTCATCACAATAAGCCATATCCAAAACGAAGTGAAGAAAGAAATGTACATTGttctattattaaaaaaaaaaaagtaaatataactaataaaattcaattatttCAATAAGggtaagtttaatttaattttattttttgttaattaattctaaaaaattttgatttctcttattaatttaattatctatAATTTGgtaaataaaacaattaaatttttattaattaatagattaataatatattatttataattattatttttataattttataataatactaattgtaattatttttttactcACAATAAATCATATTATCatcttttataaataaaatttataaatatatttttattaataattaattaattaataatatataatatatattatattttttgctTAATTCAATTATAATCgataattaactaaattttttgCGAAGGAGGTTAGTCAGTCCTACATAGTTTGATGCATTACTGTCATATATGCTTCAATAAGAAGGGATAAATTGGGACATTAAAGGCCTTAAAATAAGTTAATGCTCCTCAAGTTCAATAAGGTTATCCTTAATCTGTAGTCAACCATTATGTATCATCAGTCATCTCAGTCCAAATGCTTCAGCCTTAGTTTGAATCTGAAAGATCTATAAAGGGAAGGAAATGCtgataaatttttattaagtATTATTGTATTTTCCTTCTTTTTCAGATCTAAAATGAATTTCAAGAGAATAATCCTATAAGGTTTTTCTTTGTCTACATCTCTTTTGTAATTTTCTCAACTTTCTGTATCCCTTTTTTATATTTCATACTAAAGACTTATTTATGGCTATTAAGCAAGTAATATCTATCATGATTACAAGTTATTAGCTCATTATGAAAACTGATGACAGTCTAAGATGCAGAACTGTGTGGTATCTATCCCGTGGTGCAGGTTGATGAATGTATTCTGTGGTTGAGCATCATATTCTTCACAATCTTGTGTACACCACAGCCAACTATAGTCAGATGGTCATCTACACCTCCAGTAGCAGATGAAGTACTGCTTCAGTGGAAATGTTTTTGTGCTCTAATTGCAAATGCATACTATATGAGGGGAATGGCGTGGTGAGGCCCTTTTCATTTCATTGTGGCTGTTTTTCCAGTTGTTGGTAGAAGACTATTTGATATCAAGCATAGATGCAGTTTATAAAAAGTTAGGTTGTTGAGCAAGTCACTAATGTCATCATGAATACAAAATGTTAAACTAATGCTTCTTTTAGTGAATACAATGTAGAAGTACCTACTAATTAGTCTAGTATCAGTATTGCTCAATGGCATCTAGAATTGTTTCCTAATGGAATTGCAATGTTAAATCATTAATGCTGTTAATGATTTAATATTGACTAATATTGTGTGCCGAGTCTTTCTCTTTGTTTTGATTGCCAAAGGCTTCCTGTGAAGACTCTTCAGCTAGAGTAAATGGCAGTTGTCGGACGTGCTGAGGAGCCATCAATTGTTGCCAgcctgatgcatgcattttagatcatcatttaggtgtaatttttgcacacaatttacccttgttcatagctattattatagatattaacatatatttagtcaattttataattttcacacttcttagtttaatttttggaatttacttGTCTTGTAGGTTAAGTTtggagaaatttggtgtattttgatcagagtagccatttggaagagattagagttgaattgcaaaattttTTGAAGATGAGTAAAAAATAGCcaagagcgacacaacctgctgcacaaccgatttagcttatgtcgcaggttgtgtcgatcgtcagatattcaggcagattgttgcacaacctgcgacacaaccgatttagcttatgtcgtttttactggaaatggctgacgtggcatttgCGTTACTCTgattttttacctcactttctctggaaccttccccctttttacccattctagggcagacccctaacccatataaagtctcctttatcattttctttccatagggagcaagggaggcatttttgggcAAATAtagaaagagaagaagagggagctCGTCTGTCCATTTTCCAGCAGCAGCAGGGAGCTCATTCTGCACTCATCCAGCAGCAGATTCTTctgcatttttctgggtttttctattccttaacttagatttccattatttcttcatttatacatttgggtttgtcttgaaattatgaatagtgagtagttgttggagattctagagatgggtttgtagatattgttttgtattgtggttttgaactaatttagccatttaaatgaagattgttacattttgatttattgcttgtgagcttgttgccttgcttgatgaatgggccctcattaagttaagctttaatccttaatagatggactgaaaagtgaatattagggatatataatcttgcaataaactttattttcttggtgttagagataagctaagaggattaaggagaactttccaaaatcaattagagcattaattgggtttttgttagttttgaaataccgtgaaaacagggtttgatttaatgaaaaccaactttgaaatgcttgaaaaaggtttcaaaaatttaagaattgatttccctcaaaattgcaattctcatgtgtttggctaaattagggataaaccacatgcaaacaatatgaaaaatccaatctctagaatcactttaattttttattgaatttagatttaattcctctcaatttcataaatagaaatttcaaatcaaattttagtaatctagtttaattaatttagttaattgtttgatttagcttaaattcctcaaataccaattttaattccaaatttcattttacatttttaaattttgccattctaattagcttatacttttattttcaatttaagcacaattccctgtgggatcaatatcattttttaaaactatactactgtgacccgtgcacttgcggattacacaacacatcaagtttttgacgccgttgccggggaattacttgtttttaagttggattttaattgttttaagctaattagaatttttattttcttttattttcactattgttccttgtgtttttcaggtactttccttgtttatgagacgatcgaaaagcacaagtgatactgaattgttgttcaatcctgaaattgaaaaattctgtcgagccaacaaaaaggaatataagagaagaaaggaagcagaaaaagaagaacaacaaagatttgagcaagaggagacaattgaaaatatggagaatcaaaatggagctaTTGGTagaaacaatggaggaaatgagcaaaataggcaaaatgaagtggttaatcaaaatgatcctcaaagaagatccatgttggattatgcttttcctagatgtgctgatgtgagagataacaaacctattattggagctaatcaatttgagttaaagactggtctcattcaaatggtttAGAATTCgcaatttggaggtagtccacttgaaaatcctcattctcatttgaagaaatttttgatgatatgtggcacacaaaggcagcctggagtttcagatgaagtaattcagctcaccttatttccattctctcttcgggattcagcattggagtggtatgactcgcttccacaagctattatagctacttgggaacagctatctcaagcttttctatctcaatttttcccacctgggaagactactcatttgaggaatttgatggtagcttttaagccaagggatgatgaaactttgtatgaatcttggatgagatttaaggagcttgaaaggcaatgtcctcatcatgaaataccgaaatggatgattgttcagaatttctacaccagagttactccagccataagaaacacaattgattcgcaagtaggaggagatttcatgagaatgacaagtgaagaatgctatgatctattagagaagattgttCATAACACCCATTTGTGGgaaaatcctagagcacttgagccaaaaaaggctgggatttatgaacttgactcagttaactacatgaatgcaagatttgaccagttgactcagcttcttagtgacttttcacaaaggcaacaacctcaactcctacaactatgcaacaagttgcttacacagatggaacccaaagttgtggagttgattactcttcttatggtgatgattatttgcaagaacaagctgcttatgcaggaggttatcaacaaaaacctatgggaaatgcttactctaatgtgaacaactcaataTGGAGACCACAagtaacttttgctcaacaaggtcaaagctcaaactatgctcataaccagcagtatatgcagcagaataggcctcaatttcagcctcagtttcagcctcaatttcagcccacaaggtagccacaacctggatatcaagcaagagcacaacaatcccttccacctcatgaaccgaagccaaccttggaaagcatgatggagaaattttttgctgaacaaagcaagatgaatagcaaattggaggaagaaatgcaacacatgagacaaaccatggatcaa
The sequence above is a segment of the Hevea brasiliensis isolate MT/VB/25A 57/8 chromosome 11, ASM3005281v1, whole genome shotgun sequence genome. Coding sequences within it:
- the LOC131170480 gene encoding probable F-box protein At4g22030, producing MASLQTSGLLFSSSSSTSSSKRINAAISVPKLPKIRFPLPRNSIKEMILRGSFSNTVPLEKNAATTTIDEPFINSPAASAKEISQLYAILETVADRAEMHKNVGEQRDNWNKLLLNSINMITLTATTMAGVAATGEAGAPLLALRLSSTLLFTAATGMLYIMNKIQPSQLAEEQRNATKLFRQLQSQIQTTLALYDPAELDVKDAMDNVLALDKAYPLPLLGKMIEKFPAKFEPAVWWPKSHDFQRKSKRPGKNEWSEKLEAEMREVIEVIKGKDTEDYMRLGNLALKINKILAISGPLLTGIAAAGSAFVGNGSWAAIVVVAAGALATTVNTFEHAGQVGMVVEMYRNCAGFFSLMEESIESSLEETDFDRREDGQMFEMRMALLLGRSLSELRELAQNSSSSRIYGIEVDEFASKLF